Within the Leptospira stimsonii genome, the region TTCGAACCATCCATCGTAGATACATCGAATATCTTTTGAGAGAGGAGGTGTTTAGACCTTGCCCGACGAGAAATTTATATCCGTAGGAATTCACTTTTTTGGAATCTATCTTTTGCGAAATCGCTCGGAAGCGGATTTGGAACGAGAGAATTCTTTGACGAAGACTTCCTCCTTGAAGAAGGAGCTTTTGTTCTTTGGAGTTGAGATCGAATTCTCCTTCTTTGGATAAGGAGAAAAGGGACTCGAGGCTCCGTGTCGGTTCGTTTCGGAGATGTTCCTGGAGCGTTTGAAAGAATAGGAAAATGTCGGCTGGCTTTTGAAAACGGTAGGATTTGATTTCCTTTCGGAGAAAGGAAAGATCTTCTCTTAATAGAAAGTCGTGCGGGGAGTTCCCGCAAATAGAGAAGATTTGTTTCAGATGATTCTTAATCGCTCTGACGTTTCCGTAGGAAAAGAGCGCGGAGATAAACCCGGAAATTTCCTGATCTTTCGGATTTGAATAGGAAAGCGGAAATTCGATCGGATCGCTCGAAAGATATTCGTTCGTTTCAAATTTTTCGAATGTTCTTTCGAGCGTCTTTCGTATCTTCTGATCGGAAATAAAACTCAAGCTTCTCTTTTCTTCTTTGTCGCGAGATACGTCCTGGATTGAAGTTCCCTTGCGATCGCCTTCTCCATAAAAGAGGACGCTTCCCAAAGTAGACCTGGATCGATTCCTGTGGGAACTCCCGATTTTTCCAAAAAGTAAACTAGATCATCGGTTGCTAGATTCCCAGCCGCGCCCTTCGCATAAGGGCAACCACCCAGTCCTCCGGCGGAAGAATCGAATGAACGAATTCCCATGGAGAAAGCTTTCTCAACGTTTGCGATTGCCATTCCATAGGTGTCGTGAAAATGTCCCGCGAGTTTGTCGGCCGGAATTTCTTTGAGAAGGAGTTCTAACAATCTTTCGACTTCTGTGGGAACTCCCGTGCCAATGGTTTCTCCGAGAGAGATTTCGTAGGCTCCTTGGTCCAAGAGAATTTTGGAAACTTCCAAAACTTTCTTCGGATCGATCTTGCCTTCGTAAGGACAATCGATCACGGTCGAGACGTAACCGCGAACCCGGATTCCGTCTTGTCGAGCCAGAGTAAAGATTTCCTTGAAGCCTTGAATGGATTCGTCGATCGTTCGATTGATGTTTTTTTTTGTAAATGATTCCGATGCGGCTGTGAATACGGCCACTTCTTTATATCCCGCGTTTTTAGCGGCCTCATATCCTTTTGTATTGGGCGTAAGTGCGGAGAATTCAACCGGTCCGTTCCAATTTAAGAGTGCGGAAAGTTCAGCCGCGTCCGCCAACTGCGGAATGGATTCTTTCTTTACAAAAGAAGTCGCTTCTATGTTTGTCAGACCGGCTCGTATGAGGAGTTGAATAAATTCGAATTTATCCTTCGTTGCTACCGGAACTTTTTCGTTTTGTAGTCCGTCTCTTGGTCCGACTTCTGTGATCTTGACTTTCATACTCTTCTAAACTTTTTTTTTAGATCGGATCGGGCAAGTACTAATAGGATCGTTTTTTTGTCCAAAAGGCGATTCCATCGAACGTACCACGGATGTGGTGTTCCTCAGAGGATCGCTTTCCTTTAGATTCTATTTTTTCGGAATCGTGGGACCTCATTCCAAGAGCAGTTTCGTATCTTACCGATTCTTCCTTGTTCTTTTGACTGGGTTACGTGACTTGTAAGTCGTTCTTTTCGATTCTTACCATTCCGAGCGTAAAAAAAGTGAAAGGAGATGAATGAAATCTTTCCCATTTCCATCCTTTTGAACGGCTTATAATCAGCGTTGTCCTGATTTATAGTTAGGGATGCGCTTTGATCATTTGTACGTTAGATTCCTTTTCAGTTATCGATCAGATCGCACATAGAGAGATGTTGTTGGAGGTTCTATGGAAAGTTTTACTGTAGCAAGACAACATTTGAAAAAGAATACTTATGCTAATTTTTTTTGCTTCCTTATCTATTTTTTTACAATCGGTTGTTTGAACAAGGGGCAAAAGACTCCTTTGCTGTTTCAATTTTCCGGTGTCGATTTTCCAAAATCGAATACGGTTTCAGTTCCGGAAACAGGGAAAATTACCCTAAATTCGGAATCCAGATTCTACGTTAGTTCCAATGTGGGAGCGATCAACTTTAAAGACGTGAGTTGGTCGCCTAGTTTGGATGCTTACTATAGACTTCGATTGAATGCCACAAATTGCCAAGACGGTACCGTGATCTCGGAAGGAGCCGTTACCAAGTCGACTTCCGTTTCGAATCGAATCCAGGCAAATGACGCGTCAAATCCTCTTCTAGTAGGAGCGAACCGGATCATACTTTGTTTAGATTCTTCTGAAACCGGATCGAATTGGGACAAAGTGGAATTGGATGTCATACGAGACGATACTCCCCCCACTTCGATCACATTCACGCCCGACACCGGAATCTACGGTTCTCTGATTCCGAATATTTCTTTGACATGTTCCGATCTAGGGGGATCCGGTTGTAATAAAATAGCGTATCGAGTTGGCGGTTCCGATCCGGGAATCTCTCCGAATGGAACTCCGGATGCGAATTCTATTTCTTTTTCGAATCCGTTCTCGGTTCCGGATAACGCGATTACGACTGTAAAAGCGATCGCGGTCGACGGTGCGGGAAACGTTGGAACCGTGAGCGCTCCTTCAGTCTTCACGGTTTTTACCGGAAATCCGACGATTACCATCACCTCTCAGAGCGCACAATTTCTAAAAGCTTCGACTGCGAGTACGATTAAATGGAAGTCGGATATCGCGGGTACGTTTACTTTTCGAAGGAATAGCACTTCTTGTTCGGATGGAACTCAGCTTTCCAGCGGAACCGTGTCAGCGAACGTTTTAAAAACAAGCGGTGTTCTTTCTACCGCTCTTCCAGCTGACGGGAATTATACGATTCGGATCTGCGTTACTTCTTCTTTGACCGGCAACGTCGGCTATACAACTTTTCCTATATCAAAAGATTCGGTAATTCCAACGATTTCGATTTCTCCGGCGGGAAATAACTTAAATCTTCCTGTAAATCAGAGATACTTTACGTTTACTTTCAACGAGGATATGGATACAAGCGCGACGTTATCCCCGAGTATCGAAATGTATACGAACGCGTCTTTTGTTGGATCAACGTCTTTTGGTCTAAAAGGAACAACGGGGCAGTGGTTGGATGCGAGGACCTATCGATTGGATATCCAGAGTAAGTTGCCTGAATTGTCTTTCTTTCATTTATCAGTTTCCAGTTTTAAGGATTTCGCGGGAAACGTACCGGCTTCTTCTTCGTTTTTATTCGGAACTGGCGTGGACTCGACTCCTCAGAAAGTTGCCGATACCGGACAAACGGATTGTTCTGATTCGAACGGGGACCCTACTGGATGCGCCGGCTCCGGTCAAGACGGTGAGATCGTAAGCGCGAGTTCAGGGTTGACATTACCCTTTGCGATGAATGCTTCCTATCCGAGTGATATCGTCTCCGTCGATACAATCACCGGAAGAGTTTGGAAAACCTGTATCGAAGGGTTCTCTTGGAACGGAACAACCTGTATTCAGGTTTGTCCTCAGGATACGAAGTGGGACGGGACTTCTTGTTTAAGTTCTACAGGATATCCTTATAAGAATCAAATTTCCGCTTACGAATGCAACGCCCTGAATTCTGCGAACTCAGGAAACGGCTACGCCGGGAAAAAGACCTGGAGAGTTCCTTATTTATCAGAATATTATAGTATTCTAAATTACGGTGGAAACGCCGGGAACAATGCGATTCCGGAGGCGAATTTTCCGGGACTTCCCCGGGATAATTATCAAAGGTATTGGACAGGAACGTATACTCTGAGTATAAACGCAACGACGGTAACGGGAACAATCGATTCTCTATCCAGCGGGCCTATCGATCCGATGAATTCGGCGAGCTATTATTCAA harbors:
- a CDS encoding TIGR02757 family protein → MSDQKIRKTLERTFEKFETNEYLSSDPIEFPLSYSNPKDQEISGFISALFSYGNVRAIKNHLKQIFSICGNSPHDFLLREDLSFLRKEIKSYRFQKPADIFLFFQTLQEHLRNEPTRSLESLFSLSKEGEFDLNSKEQKLLLQGGSLRQRILSFQIRFRAISQKIDSKKVNSYGYKFLVGQGLNTSSLKRYSMYLRWMVRKNFPDLGIYKTISQEELLYPLDIHIQRIASVLDISARKTPDWKKAEEITGFFQRIFPEDPTRGDFALSRLGILRQCKSKYVPELCESCPIQQICSIYKKEKT
- a CDS encoding hydroxymethylglutaryl-CoA lyase — its product is MKVKITEVGPRDGLQNEKVPVATKDKFEFIQLLIRAGLTNIEATSFVKKESIPQLADAAELSALLNWNGPVEFSALTPNTKGYEAAKNAGYKEVAVFTAASESFTKKNINRTIDESIQGFKEIFTLARQDGIRVRGYVSTVIDCPYEGKIDPKKVLEVSKILLDQGAYEISLGETIGTGVPTEVERLLELLLKEIPADKLAGHFHDTYGMAIANVEKAFSMGIRSFDSSAGGLGGCPYAKGAAGNLATDDLVYFLEKSGVPTGIDPGLLWEASSFMEKAIARELQSRTYLATKKKREA
- a CDS encoding DUF1566 domain-containing protein, which translates into the protein MESFTVARQHLKKNTYANFFCFLIYFFTIGCLNKGQKTPLLFQFSGVDFPKSNTVSVPETGKITLNSESRFYVSSNVGAINFKDVSWSPSLDAYYRLRLNATNCQDGTVISEGAVTKSTSVSNRIQANDASNPLLVGANRIILCLDSSETGSNWDKVELDVIRDDTPPTSITFTPDTGIYGSLIPNISLTCSDLGGSGCNKIAYRVGGSDPGISPNGTPDANSISFSNPFSVPDNAITTVKAIAVDGAGNVGTVSAPSVFTVFTGNPTITITSQSAQFLKASTASTIKWKSDIAGTFTFRRNSTSCSDGTQLSSGTVSANVLKTSGVLSTALPADGNYTIRICVTSSLTGNVGYTTFPISKDSVIPTISISPAGNNLNLPVNQRYFTFTFNEDMDTSATLSPSIEMYTNASFVGSTSFGLKGTTGQWLDARTYRLDIQSKLPELSFFHLSVSSFKDFAGNVPASSSFLFGTGVDSTPQKVADTGQTDCSDSNGDPTGCAGSGQDGEIVSASSGLTLPFAMNASYPSDIVSVDTITGRVWKTCIEGFSWNGTTCIQVCPQDTKWDGTSCLSSTGYPYKNQISAYECNALNSANSGNGYAGKKTWRVPYLSEYYSILNYGGNAGNNAIPEANFPGLPRDNYQRYWTGTYTLSINATTVTGTIDSLSSGPIDPMNSASYYSKGAWAISVFGGVTQPGPDKTRYNSQYVVYPYYYTSLCLAD